Sequence from the Sciurus carolinensis chromosome 1, mSciCar1.2, whole genome shotgun sequence genome:
GTCCTTACCCCTCAGTATTGCTCCTTCTTTACCAGTAGTTCGGGGGCAGGGTGGTCTCAGAGTCTAAGGCACTCTTGAGAGAGATTGAAGCCTAAGGATTGCAACGCATTAGTGCAGATGAGCAAGGTTAGAAAATCCCTTATCTGTTGTTTTCCCAGTTGGCCAAGGTAGAGTATGCTGGGTTCAGAACTTTCAGAGCTTCCCCTCATCCAGCAGCTTCCGGAGCCCATCACAGATCTTGCCAAGGTGCTGAGTGAAGTCAGGCCCGTAGAGGGCTGTGAGCAGCCCTGGATCAGAGAAGTGATCAAACACATGGCGGATGCGGCCATGTGACTTGGGTGTGAGGTGGTGCTCCACCAGCTCCAGCAGCATGTCTCGGCACTCAGTGAGCAGACTTGCCAGTACCGCAGCCTCAAAGGTGAAGTCTACCTCCCCAAAGCTAAGCGCCGTCATGGCACCCTGCCGTAGCTTTTGACGGAAGCGGGTAGCCAGGGCCAGCTCAGTGGGGCCAAAGTTGCCATTGCGGTGCAGCACAGCCACCTTGACAGCCACTTTGATAAGGTCCTTGATAACCCGCTGGGCCTGGGGCCGGCTATGCGTGTACTCCTTGGACACACGGTAGAGCTCATCTAGTACCTCACTGCTTGTCTCATCAATGAAGAGATGAGCCACAGACCGACCTGCCATCTTACTTAGTAGTTTCTTCTCTGCTTGCAGTGCCAGACTCTTTGAGCTGAAGGACTCCATAGTGCCTGGGAACGGGTATGTGGTCAGTCACTAGAAGAGAGGCCACAGGCTTCCTT
This genomic interval carries:
- the Tnfaip8l2 gene encoding tumor necrosis factor alpha-induced protein 8-like protein 2 is translated as MESFSSKSLALQAEKKLLSKMAGRSVAHLFIDETSSEVLDELYRVSKEYTHSRPQAQRVIKDLIKVAVKVAVLHRNGNFGPTELALATRFRQKLRQGAMTALSFGEVDFTFEAAVLASLLTECRDMLLELVEHHLTPKSHGRIRHVFDHFSDPGLLTALYGPDFTQHLGKICDGLRKLLDEGKL